The genomic DNA CAGGTTCTCGCCGACTGGGAGTTCGAGGCTCGCACGTACATGGGGCCGGTGTGGCTGCTTTATCCGCCGAACCGCTTTCTTCCGTCGAAGGTGCGGGCGCTTATCGATTACCTTGCAATGCACCTGAGCGGCGCCGCAGCCGCGTAACGGTTCAGCCGCCCGTGGCATTCACGTCGGAACAATGCCTCGCGGTTTACGCCTCGATTGCATATAGTCCACAAGCGCCTGCTCCCCTGCTTCGGCATCTGCCGCGATCCATCGCACCGCATGCGACTTTTTTCACCGCGCCTGTCCATCCGCATGCGGTCCGCGCGTCATTGAGACGGCGGCGCATTACAAGTACCGCCTCAACCCCAAAAACGGAGGCTCATATGCAATACCTGTTGCTGATCTATTCGGAGGAAAACCGCTGGAACCAGATGACGGACAGCGAGCGGCAGCAAGGCGTCGCCGCGTATCAGGCGTATACCGAAGCGTTGCAGAAAGCGCAGGCACTGGTCGGCGCCAACCGGCTGCAGCACACGAACACGGCCACCACGGTGCGGCTCGTCGATGCCAAACCGCAGGTGCTCGACGGTCCGTACTCCGATACGAAGGAGCAACTCGCCGGCTACTACCTGATCGACGTCCCGAACCTCGACGCAGCGATCTCGTGGGCGTCGCGTTGTCCCGGCGCGGCGCACGGCACCATGGAAGTGCGCCCTGTCTGGACCGCTCCCAAGGATGCGCGGGCCGCATGAGTCCGGCATGAGTCCCGCATGAGTCCATCCGGTGGCGGCCGCGATACTGACGGCGCCGCGCATGCGATCGCCGAAGCCGTCGCGCGCCGCAGCTACGGCAAGCTCGTCGCGCTGGTGGCGATGCGCACGCGCGACGTCGCCGCGGCCGAAGACGCGCTGGCCGATGCCTTTGCGACCGCGCTCGCCGACTGGCCGGCGCGCGGCTGCCCCGCGAATCCCGAAGCGTGGCTGATGACGGTTGCGCGCCGCCGGGCGATCGACGGCGCGCGCCATCGCCGCGTCGGCGACGACGTAACAAATCAGCTCGCGATTCTCGCCGACGAAATCGACGAGCATGAAGCAGGCGGATTGCCCGACCGCCGGCTTGCCCTGCTGTTCGCGTGCACGCACCCCGCGCTCGAGGCCGCGGTTCGAACGCCGCTGATGCTGCAGGTCGTGCTCGGGCTCGACGCG from Paraburkholderia edwinii includes the following:
- a CDS encoding YciI family protein encodes the protein MQYLLLIYSEENRWNQMTDSERQQGVAAYQAYTEALQKAQALVGANRLQHTNTATTVRLVDAKPQVLDGPYSDTKEQLAGYYLIDVPNLDAAISWASRCPGAAHGTMEVRPVWTAPKDARAA